The proteins below are encoded in one region of Segatella copri:
- a CDS encoding helix-turn-helix domain-containing protein yields MKEQKDVRQRIEEGEFAQSAEISASYLDEDILIIDNVKVLQNPDPMRFQMNMIASCQRGSLRAELNGREFTVEKGDIFISPPNSILDIKEVSEDFACTAMCVSNHGLLGILRSHISVWNRAMYVSKVSVLKMNEVDMVFYSKFTDLVRLCLDPKFNDRSSWKPYRREIVETLLKSALLAVSNLLLTDLPKETLGTSASDFFDKFLEMLQQSEIKHQPVEYFAQQLCITPKYLSIICKRHSGKTAIEWITEYTLADITYYLRSTTKTIKEISGILGFSNTSFFGKYVREHLHMSPLKYRESLRKQ; encoded by the coding sequence ATGAAAGAACAGAAGGACGTCAGGCAGCGTATCGAAGAAGGTGAGTTCGCACAGAGTGCAGAAATCAGTGCGAGCTATCTGGATGAGGACATCTTGATTATAGATAATGTCAAGGTGTTGCAGAACCCCGACCCTATGAGATTCCAGATGAACATGATTGCATCCTGTCAGAGAGGCAGCCTGAGAGCTGAACTCAACGGGCGGGAATTCACCGTGGAGAAGGGCGATATATTTATCAGTCCGCCTAACTCTATTCTCGACATCAAAGAGGTGTCGGAAGATTTTGCATGCACAGCCATGTGTGTCAGCAATCACGGCTTGCTTGGTATTCTTCGTTCTCATATCTCGGTATGGAACCGTGCCATGTATGTGAGCAAGGTTTCGGTGTTGAAGATGAACGAGGTGGATATGGTATTCTATTCTAAGTTTACCGACTTGGTGCGCCTCTGTCTGGATCCGAAGTTCAACGACCGCAGTTCATGGAAACCATATCGCCGTGAGATTGTGGAGACGCTCCTGAAGAGTGCTCTCCTTGCTGTGAGCAATCTTTTGCTGACTGATCTCCCGAAAGAAACTTTGGGAACCAGTGCCAGCGATTTCTTTGATAAGTTCCTGGAGATGTTGCAGCAGAGCGAAATCAAGCATCAGCCTGTAGAATATTTTGCGCAGCAGCTTTGTATCACGCCAAAATATCTCTCCATCATCTGCAAGCGCCATTCCGGCAAGACGGCCATCGAGTGGATTACGGAGTATACGCTTGCTGATATCACCTATTATCTCCGTTCTACAACGAAAACAATCAAGGAGATTTCAGGTATACTGGGCTTCTCCAATACCTCATTCTTCGGTAAATATGTAAGAGAGCATCTGCACATGTCACCTCTGAAGTATCGTGAAAGTTTGAGAAAACAATAA
- the rsgA gene encoding ribosome small subunit-dependent GTPase A — MRGLVIKNTGSWYTVKTDDGQLIESKIKGNFRLKGIRSTNPVAVGDYVQLITNQEGTAFISSIEDRQNYIIRKSPNLSKQSHILAANVDQALLVVTVNYPQTSTTFIDRFLAGAEAYRVPVIIIFNKSDILSEEELHYEKMMCTLYETIGYKCIELSAATGEGVELLRPLIKDKKSLLSGNSGVGKSTLINQLIPEAEQRTAEISEAHNSGMHTTTFSEMLELPEGGYLIDTPGIKGFGTFDIEKEELTSYFKEIFKFSQDCKFSDCTHTHEPGCAVIKAVEEHYIAASRYQSYLSMLEDKDENKYREAF, encoded by the coding sequence ATGAGAGGACTCGTTATTAAAAATACAGGCAGCTGGTACACCGTCAAGACAGACGATGGCCAGCTGATAGAAAGTAAAATCAAGGGCAATTTCAGATTGAAGGGCATCCGCAGCACCAATCCTGTGGCTGTAGGCGATTATGTGCAGCTTATTACCAACCAGGAGGGTACGGCATTTATCTCTTCTATCGAAGACCGCCAAAACTATATCATTCGTAAATCACCTAACCTCAGTAAGCAGAGTCATATTCTGGCTGCTAATGTAGACCAGGCGCTGCTTGTGGTAACGGTGAATTATCCGCAGACTTCTACTACCTTCATCGACCGATTCCTAGCTGGCGCTGAGGCCTACAGAGTGCCTGTTATCATCATCTTCAATAAAAGTGACATACTTTCAGAAGAAGAATTGCATTACGAGAAGATGATGTGTACGCTCTATGAGACCATCGGATATAAATGTATCGAATTGTCGGCAGCTACAGGAGAAGGAGTTGAACTGTTGCGACCTCTTATCAAGGATAAGAAATCTTTGTTGAGCGGCAACAGTGGGGTAGGAAAGTCAACCCTCATCAACCAGCTCATTCCTGAAGCAGAGCAGCGTACCGCCGAAATCAGCGAGGCGCATAATAGCGGAATGCATACCACAACCTTCAGTGAGATGCTGGAACTGCCGGAAGGTGGTTATCTCATTGATACTCCGGGCATCAAGGGCTTTGGTACCTTTGATATCGAAAAGGAAGAGCTGACCAGCTATTTTAAGGAAATCTTCAAGTTCTCTCAGGATTGTAAGTTCTCTGACTGTACCCATACCCACGAACCGGGGTGCGCGGTAATCAAGGCGGTTGAGGAACATTATATTGCAGCTAGCCGCTATCAGAGTTATCTCTCTATGTTGGAGGATAAGGACGAAAACAAATACAGAGAGGCTTTTTGA
- the frr gene encoding ribosome recycling factor yields the protein MIDVKETLNSAAERMEMAAMYLAEELSHVRAGRANVAILDGVRVNSYGSMVPLNQVATVTTPDARTIAIRPWDKKAIKDIEKAIMDSGVGITPENNGEIVRLGIPQPTGERRKELVKQCNKIAERAKIEVRNVRQEIKEKLKKAIKDGLSEDLEKDAENDLQKLHDKYIKQLENLMDEKEKEIMTV from the coding sequence ATGATAGACGTTAAAGAAACTTTGAATTCTGCAGCAGAGCGTATGGAGATGGCAGCAATGTATCTCGCAGAGGAACTCTCTCATGTTCGTGCTGGTCGTGCTAATGTAGCCATCCTCGATGGTGTGCGCGTAAATAGTTATGGCAGTATGGTTCCTCTGAACCAGGTAGCTACAGTTACAACCCCTGATGCCCGTACTATCGCTATCCGCCCTTGGGACAAAAAGGCTATCAAGGATATCGAAAAGGCTATTATGGATAGTGGTGTAGGTATCACTCCTGAGAACAATGGCGAAATCGTACGTCTGGGTATTCCTCAGCCAACAGGTGAGCGCCGTAAGGAACTCGTAAAGCAGTGTAACAAGATTGCTGAGCGTGCTAAGATTGAGGTGCGCAACGTGCGCCAGGAAATCAAGGAGAAGTTGAAGAAAGCTATCAAGGATGGACTTTCTGAAGACTTGGAGAAGGATGCTGAGAACGATTTGCAGAAACTCCACGACAAGTACATCAAGCAGCTCGAAAACCTGATGGACGAGAAGGAGAAGGAAATCATGACAGTCTAA
- the rsmA gene encoding 16S rRNA (adenine(1518)-N(6)/adenine(1519)-N(6))-dimethyltransferase RsmA — protein MKAVKPKKNLGQHFLTDLNIAKRIADTVDACPDIPVLEIGPGMGVLTQYLVEKPRPVKAVEIDSESVAYLHENFPTLKDNIIGEDFLRMDLNQIFDGKQFVLTGNYPYDISSQIFFKMLDYKDLIPCCTGMIQREVALRMASEPGNKAYGILSVLIQAWYDVEYLFTVDENVFNPPPKVKSAVIRMTRNKVTDLGCDEKLFKRLVKTVFNQRRKMLRVSLKQMFPGVTPREDFYTTDIMTKRPEQLTIQQFVELTNYVGEELKRLELIK, from the coding sequence ATGAAAGCTGTAAAGCCTAAGAAGAATCTCGGTCAGCACTTCTTGACCGACCTCAATATAGCAAAGCGCATCGCCGATACGGTGGATGCCTGCCCGGATATACCTGTTCTCGAAATCGGACCAGGTATGGGCGTTCTTACCCAATATCTCGTAGAGAAACCAAGACCCGTCAAGGCAGTGGAAATCGACTCGGAGTCGGTGGCGTATCTTCATGAGAATTTCCCGACACTCAAGGATAATATTATCGGTGAAGACTTCCTGAGAATGGATTTGAACCAGATATTCGATGGAAAGCAGTTTGTACTGACAGGTAATTATCCATACGATATCTCATCGCAGATATTCTTCAAGATGCTCGATTACAAGGATCTCATTCCTTGCTGTACCGGAATGATTCAGCGCGAGGTGGCATTGCGTATGGCATCAGAACCAGGTAACAAAGCCTATGGTATTCTCAGTGTGCTCATCCAGGCATGGTATGATGTGGAATATCTCTTTACGGTAGATGAGAATGTGTTCAACCCACCACCAAAGGTAAAGAGTGCGGTAATCCGTATGACTCGCAACAAGGTGACTGACCTTGGCTGTGATGAAAAACTGTTTAAGCGTCTGGTAAAGACTGTCTTCAACCAGCGTCGCAAGATGCTCCGTGTAAGCCTCAAGCAGATGTTCCCGGGGGTAACCCCACGCGAGGATTTCTACACCACAGACATTATGACCAAGCGTCCTGAGCAGCTCACTATCCAGCAGTTTGTAGAACTCACCAACTATGTGGGCGAAGAATTGAAAAGATTAGAATTAATAAAATAA
- a CDS encoding lysylphosphatidylglycerol synthase transmembrane domain-containing protein, which yields MDIKKIANNIWKVALSLILGGAILYWMYRGFDFKQVEDVLLHKMSWTWMLLSFPFGISAQVFRGWRWKQSLEPLGEKARSSISVYSIFLSYALSLVIPRAGEFARCGVLKKWDDVSFPKALGTVVTERAIDSLLVLLITALVFVMQIPVFLNFFEKTGTSMDSLLCQFTATGYIVTAICGIAVLILAHYLLKRLAIYNKVKATLGGLWQGIISLKGVRNVPLYIALTLGIWLSYFFHYYLTFQCFEATSHLNLMCGLVTFIVGSIAVIVPTPNGAGPWHFAVKTMLILYGIQANDALFFVLIVHSVQTLLVVLLGIYAWIALAFTGKVKSEE from the coding sequence ATGGATATAAAGAAGATAGCAAACAACATATGGAAGGTGGCTTTGTCGCTCATTCTGGGTGGCGCCATCCTTTATTGGATGTATCGCGGATTCGACTTCAAGCAAGTAGAAGATGTTCTGCTTCACAAGATGAGTTGGACCTGGATGCTGCTGTCGTTCCCTTTTGGCATCTCTGCCCAGGTGTTCAGAGGATGGAGATGGAAACAGTCGCTGGAACCATTAGGCGAGAAGGCACGCTCCAGTATCAGCGTCTACTCCATCTTCCTGTCCTATGCTCTGAGTCTTGTAATTCCTCGTGCGGGCGAGTTTGCCAGATGCGGCGTATTGAAGAAATGGGATGATGTTTCGTTTCCGAAAGCCTTGGGTACCGTCGTTACAGAAAGAGCCATCGATTCACTCCTCGTGCTGCTGATTACGGCGCTGGTCTTTGTAATGCAGATTCCGGTATTTCTCAATTTCTTTGAGAAAACAGGTACGAGCATGGACAGTTTACTCTGTCAGTTTACAGCCACAGGTTACATTGTGACCGCCATCTGTGGCATAGCAGTACTCATCCTTGCTCACTATCTGCTCAAGCGACTCGCTATATATAATAAGGTAAAAGCAACACTGGGAGGACTCTGGCAAGGTATCATCTCGCTGAAAGGTGTCAGAAATGTACCGCTCTACATCGCCCTTACACTGGGCATCTGGTTGAGCTATTTCTTCCACTACTATCTTACCTTCCAATGCTTCGAAGCAACCTCCCATCTCAATCTGATGTGCGGCCTGGTGACATTCATCGTGGGCAGCATAGCGGTCATCGTACCAACGCCTAACGGAGCCGGTCCTTGGCATTTTGCCGTCAAGACAATGCTCATACTCTATGGCATTCAGGCAAACGATGCCCTCTTCTTCGTTCTCATCGTACACTCCGTGCAAACCCTGCTTGTAGTCCTTTTGGGAATCTATGCCTGGATAGCACTGGCGTTTACCGGGAAAGTGAAGAGTGAAGAGTGA
- a CDS encoding aminoacyl-histidine dipeptidase, translated as MADIKNLNPVEIWRNFDKLTQVPRPSGHLEKIQAYLLDWAKEAGVEAFQDPAGNIVMRKPATPGMENRKGVIMQAHMDMVPQKAPDSKHNFETDPIETIIDGDWVRANHTTLGSDDGLGVATIMAVMESKDLQHGPIEGLITADEETGMYGANDLPAGELNGDILLNFDTEVWGEFVIGSAGGIDITATLDYKEVETDKEDAAVKVTLKGLKGGHSGIEINEGRANANKCMVRFVREAISELDARLASWQGGNMRNAIPFQAEVVLTLPKENIEALNDLVADWKDEICDEFEGIETTENIEFFAENVETPKMQVPAEIQDNLVDAIYACHDGVLRMAPSMPEIVETSSNLAIVEIGDGKAAIKILARSSHEYYKMYLATMIESCFNMAGMKVEFSGSYMGWNPNPKSDILEHVLKVYKEQNGTDGKVQAVHAGLECSIILSKYPNLDVVSFGPTLLSPHTANERCQISCVAPFWNLVKQLLTEIPAK; from the coding sequence ATGGCTGACATTAAGAATTTGAACCCAGTTGAAATCTGGCGCAACTTTGACAAGTTAACACAAGTTCCACGTCCATCAGGACATTTGGAAAAAATTCAGGCTTATTTGCTCGATTGGGCAAAAGAAGCAGGTGTAGAGGCTTTCCAAGACCCAGCAGGCAACATCGTGATGCGCAAACCTGCTACTCCAGGTATGGAGAACCGCAAAGGCGTTATTATGCAGGCGCACATGGACATGGTTCCTCAGAAAGCACCAGACAGCAAGCATAATTTTGAAACAGACCCTATTGAAACCATCATCGATGGCGACTGGGTACGTGCTAATCATACAACACTCGGTAGCGACGACGGACTTGGCGTAGCTACAATCATGGCTGTAATGGAATCAAAAGATTTGCAGCATGGTCCTATCGAGGGCTTGATTACCGCCGACGAAGAGACAGGCATGTATGGTGCCAACGATCTCCCTGCAGGCGAACTGAACGGCGACATTCTCTTGAACTTCGATACCGAGGTTTGGGGCGAGTTCGTTATTGGTAGCGCTGGCGGTATCGACATCACAGCAACTCTCGATTATAAAGAGGTAGAAACCGACAAGGAAGATGCTGCCGTTAAGGTAACCCTCAAGGGATTGAAGGGCGGTCACTCCGGTATCGAGATCAACGAAGGCAGAGCGAATGCCAACAAGTGCATGGTTCGTTTCGTGCGTGAAGCTATTTCAGAACTCGATGCCCGTCTAGCTTCATGGCAGGGCGGCAACATGCGTAATGCCATCCCATTCCAGGCTGAGGTTGTTCTGACCCTGCCTAAGGAGAACATTGAAGCTTTGAATGACCTGGTAGCAGACTGGAAGGACGAAATCTGTGATGAGTTCGAAGGCATTGAGACAACCGAGAACATCGAGTTCTTCGCCGAGAATGTAGAGACTCCTAAGATGCAGGTTCCTGCCGAAATCCAGGATAATCTTGTAGATGCAATCTACGCTTGCCACGATGGCGTATTGCGTATGGCTCCATCTATGCCTGAAATCGTAGAGACCTCTTCAAACCTCGCAATCGTTGAGATTGGTGACGGCAAGGCTGCTATCAAGATTCTGGCCCGTTCCAGCCACGAATACTACAAGATGTATCTTGCCACAATGATAGAAAGCTGTTTCAACATGGCAGGCATGAAGGTTGAATTCAGCGGCAGCTACATGGGATGGAACCCTAACCCTAAGAGCGACATTCTGGAACACGTATTGAAGGTTTACAAAGAGCAGAACGGCACAGACGGTAAGGTACAGGCTGTTCACGCAGGTTTGGAGTGCTCTATCATCCTGAGCAAGTATCCTAACCTCGATGTCGTATCATTCGGTCCTACTCTTCTTAGTCCTCACACAGCCAATGAGCGTTGCCAGATCAGTTGCGTTGCTCCTTTCTGGAACCTCGTCAAGCAGCTCCTGACAGAGATTCCTGCAAAGTAA
- a CDS encoding magnesium transporter CorA family protein, with the protein MKTYWNIDKNLTVLNEWQPNCWIQVTCPTDEDQRLLEEEFKIPDYFLSDISDTDERARYEYDDGWMLIILRIPYVKEIRSRTPYTTVPLGIIHKRDVTITVCYYETNMMIDFVSYQQKRSEGFTDYVDMTFRLFLSSAVWYLKRLKQINSLIEKAKRNLDHGVNNESLIGLSRLQDSLTYFITSIRGNENLLSKLKFKLQVDELDADLIEDVNIEMTQARETTSIYSDILESTMDTYSSIINNNMNTTMRTLTSISIVMMLPTLISSLFGMNLINGMEDSHYGFAIALVISVLVSALSWGFLRYKRLL; encoded by the coding sequence ATGAAGACTTATTGGAATATAGACAAGAATCTGACTGTACTCAATGAGTGGCAGCCAAACTGCTGGATACAAGTAACATGTCCAACTGATGAAGACCAGCGCTTGCTGGAAGAAGAATTCAAGATCCCTGATTATTTCCTCTCGGATATCAGCGATACCGATGAGCGTGCCCGCTATGAATATGACGATGGCTGGATGCTCATCATCCTCCGTATCCCTTATGTCAAGGAAATACGCAGCCGTACCCCATACACCACCGTGCCTCTGGGTATCATCCATAAGCGCGATGTTACCATCACCGTATGCTATTATGAAACCAATATGATGATTGATTTCGTAAGCTACCAGCAGAAGCGCAGCGAGGGGTTCACCGACTATGTAGACATGACCTTCCGTCTCTTCCTGTCATCAGCGGTTTGGTATCTGAAGCGATTGAAACAGATCAATTCGCTCATAGAAAAGGCAAAACGAAACCTCGATCATGGTGTGAACAATGAGAGCCTGATTGGCCTGAGCCGCCTGCAGGACTCCCTTACCTACTTCATCACCTCTATCCGAGGCAACGAGAATCTCCTGTCTAAGTTGAAGTTCAAGCTGCAGGTGGACGAACTTGATGCCGACCTCATCGAAGACGTAAACATCGAGATGACACAGGCACGCGAAACCACAAGCATCTACTCCGACATTCTGGAGTCGACGATGGATACCTATTCGAGCATCATCAACAACAACATGAATACCACGATGCGTACCCTGACCAGTATCAGTATCGTCATGATGTTGCCTACGCTGATTTCCTCATTGTTCGGTATGAACTTAATCAACGGTATGGAAGACAGCCATTACGGATTTGCCATTGCCCTGGTTATCTCCGTGCTCGTTTCTGCACTTTCATGGGGCTTCCTCAGATACAAACGCCTGCTCTAA
- a CDS encoding DUF349 domain-containing protein, whose product MMDSQEKALLQQSTLEDPAKKAYATKQEVLERVKEIAHSSENPNKEELDLLKTTFYKIHLAERDAQMKEYLAKGGDPEKYILLPDDTEEAFKAEMQLIKEKRAKIFLAQEEEKQDNLRKKEEIIEKIKAMTTSPEEANKSYQDFKALQQEWKEIKNIPADKANEVWKNYQLYVEQFYDMLKLNSEAREYDFKKNLEAKTKLCEAAEKLNEEEDVISAFHQLQDLHQQYREIGPVAKELREQIWERFKAASTVINKKHQQHFEDLRAKEEENLAKKTALCEKVEAANQGEYKTAKDWEKITQEIIEIQKEWRTIGFAPQKMNVKIFERFRIANDEFFNKKAEFFKGLKDTYSANLEKKQQLVNKAKELADSTDWKKTGDKFIALQKEWKKVGTVPHKQGELLWKEFLDTCNKFFEARNKQNAGSRSEEHANLDKKRNIIAQLKELVVAEISDNDFQKKLKDLAKQYSAIGHVPFKEKDKVYKEYHEAIDAAYEKLHATNAKRHFDNFKNNLKNVAKEGGNALGNERGKLLRRYDQLRSEITTYENNLGFFNTASKKGNSLVEEMNRKIEKLKADLEMVKQKIKAIDAEKK is encoded by the coding sequence ATGATGGACTCTCAAGAAAAAGCTCTGTTGCAGCAGAGCACCCTGGAAGACCCTGCCAAGAAGGCTTATGCCACCAAGCAGGAAGTGCTCGAAAGAGTAAAGGAAATCGCTCATAGCAGCGAAAATCCAAACAAGGAGGAACTCGACCTACTCAAGACAACTTTCTACAAGATTCATCTCGCAGAAAGAGACGCACAGATGAAAGAGTATCTCGCAAAAGGCGGTGACCCAGAGAAGTATATCCTTCTACCGGATGACACCGAAGAAGCCTTCAAGGCTGAGATGCAACTCATCAAGGAGAAAAGAGCCAAGATCTTCCTGGCACAAGAAGAAGAAAAACAAGATAATCTCCGCAAAAAAGAGGAAATTATCGAAAAGATAAAGGCCATGACCACCTCACCGGAGGAGGCCAACAAATCATATCAGGACTTCAAGGCCTTGCAGCAGGAATGGAAGGAAATCAAGAACATCCCTGCAGACAAGGCAAACGAGGTATGGAAGAACTACCAGCTCTATGTAGAGCAGTTCTACGACATGCTCAAGTTGAACAGCGAAGCCCGCGAATATGACTTCAAGAAGAATCTTGAAGCCAAGACCAAACTCTGCGAGGCTGCAGAGAAACTCAATGAGGAAGAGGATGTTATTTCTGCCTTCCACCAGCTTCAGGACCTCCACCAGCAATATCGTGAGATTGGTCCTGTTGCCAAGGAGTTGAGAGAACAGATTTGGGAGCGTTTCAAGGCTGCCAGCACTGTTATCAACAAGAAGCACCAGCAGCACTTCGAAGACCTGCGTGCCAAGGAAGAGGAAAACCTCGCCAAGAAAACTGCCCTCTGCGAAAAGGTAGAGGCTGCCAACCAAGGAGAATACAAGACTGCTAAGGACTGGGAAAAGATTACCCAGGAAATCATAGAGATTCAGAAAGAGTGGCGCACTATCGGTTTTGCCCCTCAGAAAATGAACGTCAAGATTTTTGAGCGTTTCCGCATCGCCAACGATGAATTCTTCAACAAGAAGGCAGAATTCTTCAAAGGATTGAAAGATACCTACTCTGCCAATCTCGAAAAGAAACAGCAACTCGTAAACAAGGCAAAGGAACTGGCTGACAGTACAGACTGGAAGAAGACTGGCGACAAGTTCATCGCTCTCCAGAAAGAATGGAAGAAGGTGGGTACCGTACCTCATAAACAAGGCGAATTGCTCTGGAAGGAATTTCTGGATACCTGCAACAAGTTCTTCGAAGCCCGCAACAAGCAGAATGCCGGTTCACGCAGCGAGGAACATGCCAATCTGGACAAGAAGCGCAACATTATTGCCCAGCTCAAGGAACTTGTAGTTGCAGAGATTTCAGACAACGATTTCCAAAAGAAGCTCAAAGATCTTGCCAAGCAATATAGTGCAATCGGACACGTCCCTTTCAAAGAGAAAGACAAGGTCTATAAAGAGTATCATGAGGCTATCGATGCAGCCTATGAGAAACTTCACGCCACCAATGCCAAGCGCCACTTTGACAACTTCAAGAACAACTTGAAGAATGTTGCCAAGGAAGGCGGCAATGCACTCGGCAATGAGCGTGGTAAACTCTTGCGCCGCTACGACCAATTGCGCAGCGAGATTACTACCTACGAGAACAACCTCGGTTTCTTCAATACGGCCAGCAAGAAGGGCAACAGCCTGGTAGAAGAAATGAACCGTAAGATTGAGAAACTCAAGGCTGACCTCGAAATGGTAAAGCAGAAAATCAAGGCTATTGATGCCGAGAAGAAATAA
- the rsfS gene encoding ribosome silencing factor encodes MNTVKQLVETIKEGIQEKKGQDIVIADLTEIDGSIAKYFIICQGGSPTQVEAIAGSVGDIVRKNLKEKPVNVAGLGNDQWVAMDFVDVLVHIFLPEVRAYYDLEHLWEDAKLTHIPNLD; translated from the coding sequence ATGAACACAGTTAAACAACTCGTAGAGACTATTAAAGAAGGTATACAAGAAAAGAAAGGTCAAGACATCGTTATCGCCGACCTGACAGAAATCGATGGAAGCATTGCCAAGTACTTCATCATCTGCCAGGGAGGAAGCCCTACTCAGGTTGAAGCTATCGCAGGTTCTGTGGGAGACATCGTGCGCAAGAACCTGAAAGAAAAACCTGTAAATGTAGCAGGTCTCGGCAACGACCAGTGGGTGGCAATGGACTTTGTTGACGTATTAGTACACATCTTCCTTCCGGAAGTACGTGCTTATTACGACCTCGAACATTTATGGGAGGATGCAAAGCTTACCCATATACCTAATCTCGACTAG